In a genomic window of Flavobacterium lipolyticum:
- a CDS encoding HD domain-containing protein, which translates to MNNSELINKTIAFVKEKLNDAEGGHDWFHIERVYKNALLIAKGTDCDLAIVQLGALLHDIADSKFHNGDETIGPKTARLFLESEKVAEEIIQHVVNIIENISYKGGNFEKRFSSVELDIVQDADRLDAIGAIGVARAFNYGGFKNRTLYDPAIAPVTNMTKEEYKKNTAPTINHFYEKLLLLKDKMNTETGKQIAAERHRFMETFLAQFYAEWEGEK; encoded by the coding sequence ATGAATAACTCCGAACTTATAAATAAAACGATTGCTTTTGTAAAAGAGAAATTAAACGATGCCGAAGGTGGACACGATTGGTTTCATATTGAACGTGTTTATAAAAATGCACTTTTAATTGCCAAAGGAACTGACTGTGATCTTGCCATAGTGCAATTGGGAGCTTTGCTTCATGATATTGCCGACAGTAAATTCCACAATGGAGATGAGACCATTGGCCCTAAAACAGCTCGTTTATTTCTGGAATCAGAGAAAGTTGCAGAGGAAATAATTCAGCATGTGGTAAACATCATCGAAAACATCTCCTATAAGGGCGGAAATTTTGAAAAGAGGTTTTCTTCTGTAGAATTAGATATCGTTCAGGATGCGGACCGTTTAGACGCAATTGGAGCCATTGGAGTAGCAAGAGCATTTAACTATGGCGGATTTAAAAACAGAACGCTTTATGATCCTGCAATTGCACCCGTAACCAATATGACAAAAGAGGAATACAAAAAGAATACGGCACCAACGATCAATCATTTTTATGAAAAGCTTTTGCTTTTGAAGGATAAGATGAATACTGAAACCGGTAAGCAAATTGCCGCAGAAAGACATCGTTTTATGGAAACATTCCTGGCACAGTTTTATGCGGAATGGGAGGGGGAGAAGTAA
- a CDS encoding acyl-ACP desaturase, whose protein sequence is MSIKNIRLEVMQFLEKNVDSFVEQYLIPVEKIWQPSDFLPNSEGENFFEEVKELREIAKELPYDFWVTLVGDTITEEALPTYESWLMDVEGVNQIENGGNGWSKWIRQWTGEENRHGDLLNKYLYLSGRVNMREIEMTTQHLINDGFDIGTGSDPYKNFVYTSFQELATYVSHNRVAQMAKKFGDNKLSKMCKMIAGDEMRHHHAYSEFVTRIFAVDPSEMMLAFQYMMKQKIVMPAHFLRESGQKISSAFEQFSDSAQRIGVYTANDYVDIMQKLINKWEIDKISNLTDEAEKARDYLMKLPARMARISERLVIPAESHIFKWVEPARL, encoded by the coding sequence ATGTCTATAAAAAACATTAGATTAGAAGTAATGCAGTTTTTGGAAAAAAACGTGGATAGCTTCGTTGAACAGTATTTAATTCCAGTGGAAAAAATTTGGCAGCCGTCAGACTTTTTGCCTAATTCTGAAGGAGAAAATTTCTTTGAGGAGGTAAAAGAGTTACGTGAAATTGCTAAAGAATTGCCTTATGATTTCTGGGTAACTTTAGTGGGGGATACCATCACTGAAGAAGCTTTGCCAACATATGAGTCATGGTTAATGGATGTAGAAGGAGTCAATCAGATAGAAAACGGTGGAAATGGCTGGTCGAAATGGATCAGACAATGGACCGGAGAAGAAAATCGCCACGGAGACCTTTTAAATAAATACTTGTATTTGTCCGGTCGTGTAAACATGCGTGAAATCGAAATGACTACTCAGCATTTAATCAACGACGGTTTTGATATTGGAACCGGATCTGATCCGTACAAAAACTTTGTGTACACCAGCTTCCAGGAATTGGCTACTTATGTGTCGCACAACAGAGTGGCACAAATGGCAAAGAAATTTGGTGATAACAAACTGTCTAAAATGTGTAAAATGATTGCAGGCGACGAAATGCGTCACCATCATGCTTACAGCGAGTTTGTTACCCGTATTTTTGCTGTTGATCCAAGTGAAATGATGTTGGCGTTTCAATACATGATGAAACAAAAAATCGTGATGCCGGCGCACTTTTTAAGAGAATCAGGTCAGAAAATAAGCAGTGCTTTTGAGCAGTTTTCAGATTCAGCACAACGTATAGGGGTATACACCGCTAACGATTATGTTGATATTATGCAAAAGCTAATCAACAAATGGGAAATTGATAAAATTTCAAATTTGACAGACGAAGCAGAGAAAGCGCGTGATTACCTGATGAAATTACCAGCTCGTATGGCAAGAATTTCTGAAAGACTTGTAATTCCTGCAGAATCTCATATCTTTAAATGGGTTGAGCCTGCCAGATTGTAA